In Halapricum desulfuricans, a single window of DNA contains:
- a CDS encoding zinc-dependent metalloprotease — MGLYRSVRAVTEASGTGPIDWDAVAEASKAGTDPGTLEVGPGEREGYATDVRDARDRVREVSGFEFDLPDTIEIINRHHWIDNNIETFRRVMAPLEDRVGMFPSAARVINTSSMTVALSFLARNVLGQYDPLLLADGDGADDHALYFVYPNVRRVADSLEADSDRFRRWIAFHEVTHAAEFGAAPWLPDHLESRMEAAVDRLAEGDIDRVTLGELDTTMTAVEGYAELLMDRAFDEEYQDLRAEIERRRRGRGPIQKLIRRALGLGMKRRQYERGKDFFDAVVDARGIEFAGRVWERPANLPSDDELDDPSAWIRRMDDMQ; from the coding sequence ATGGGACTTTATCGCAGCGTCCGGGCCGTCACGGAGGCCTCGGGGACGGGCCCGATCGACTGGGACGCCGTCGCCGAGGCCTCGAAGGCCGGGACCGATCCCGGCACGCTCGAGGTCGGCCCGGGCGAGCGCGAGGGCTACGCGACTGACGTGCGCGACGCCCGCGACCGCGTCCGCGAGGTCTCCGGGTTCGAGTTCGACCTCCCGGACACCATCGAGATCATCAACCGCCACCACTGGATCGACAACAACATCGAGACGTTCCGGCGGGTGATGGCACCGCTCGAAGACCGCGTCGGGATGTTCCCCTCCGCGGCCCGCGTCATCAACACCAGCTCGATGACGGTCGCACTCTCGTTTCTCGCGCGCAACGTCCTCGGGCAGTACGACCCGCTGTTGCTGGCCGACGGCGACGGTGCGGACGACCACGCCCTATATTTCGTCTATCCGAACGTCCGGCGCGTCGCCGACTCGCTTGAGGCCGACAGCGACCGGTTTCGCCGCTGGATCGCCTTCCACGAGGTGACCCACGCCGCGGAGTTCGGCGCGGCCCCGTGGCTGCCCGACCACCTCGAATCCCGGATGGAGGCGGCGGTCGATCGGCTCGCAGAGGGCGACATCGACCGGGTGACGCTGGGCGAACTGGACACGACGATGACCGCCGTCGAGGGCTACGCCGAGTTGCTGATGGACCGGGCCTTCGACGAGGAGTATCAGGACCTCCGCGCGGAGATCGAGCGCCGCCGACGGGGTCGCGGGCCGATACAGAAACTGATCCGGCGCGCGCTCGGGCTGGGCATGAAGCGTCGCCAGTACGAGCGCGGCAAGGACTTCTTCGACGCGGTCGTCGACGCCCGCGGGATCGAGTTCGCCGGACGGGTGTGGGAGCGACCCGCGAACTTGCCCAGCGACGACGAACTCGACGACCCGAGTGCGTGGATCCGCCGGATGGACGACATGCAGTGA
- a CDS encoding MYXO-CTERM sorting domain-containing protein, which produces MAEFTFLEIHLDDASIEGSADGIVSLPFSSVTSAQSDDESEPDGGSSRSVWALALLALVLVVIAVLRKRRE; this is translated from the coding sequence ATGGCCGAATTCACGTTCCTCGAGATCCACCTCGACGACGCCTCGATCGAGGGATCGGCGGACGGCATCGTCTCGCTGCCGTTCAGTTCCGTCACGAGTGCCCAATCAGACGACGAGAGCGAACCCGACGGCGGATCGTCGCGGTCGGTGTGGGCGCTCGCCCTGCTAGCGCTCGTGCTCGTCGTTATCGCCGTGCTCCGCAAGCGACGCGAGTAG
- a CDS encoding DUF92 domain-containing protein, giving the protein MTSTARRAGAFAVVGALSLAVPVLERLFDRPTTTVAAAVPFLAITAIALAAADDGVLFELFARPGDRRDGRLYGLAGFAFAIAALSVPATYFGMALPAFVTSVVVLSAGNLAAHTARARNVEPFGAMAAFVTGGTLAGIGGYLAAAAILETGFALPEVVFLAATGALTGGLVRSVLFERDEPIVLLVIGLLLWLFSDLEIAVTATGIAAALAVTVALGYVSYALDTASIPGMLTGVLLSLLTLVVGDVGWFAMLITFFGLGGLSSKLRYDQKVKRGIAEPNEGARGSGNVLANSVVALFAVIAHAASPRMAAAPEDLFLFVFAGAVAAAMSDTLSSEIGGLYDNPRLITTFEVVEPGTDGGVTWQGELAGLVGAALIAGIGATAFDLGGRGVGVVVAAGLVGMTVDSVLGATIEGGLVGNQGVNFLATLAAGLAAGGFAIAAGAVTL; this is encoded by the coding sequence GTGACATCGACAGCGCGGCGCGCGGGCGCGTTCGCCGTCGTCGGAGCCCTGTCGCTGGCGGTCCCGGTACTCGAGCGCCTGTTCGATCGGCCGACGACGACCGTCGCCGCGGCCGTGCCGTTTCTGGCGATCACCGCCATCGCGCTGGCCGCGGCCGACGACGGCGTGCTCTTCGAGCTGTTCGCCCGACCCGGCGATCGACGAGACGGCAGACTGTATGGGCTAGCCGGCTTCGCGTTCGCTATCGCCGCGCTCTCCGTTCCTGCGACGTACTTCGGGATGGCGCTCCCGGCGTTCGTCACGAGCGTCGTCGTGCTCTCGGCCGGGAACCTCGCCGCTCACACGGCCCGCGCCCGCAACGTCGAGCCGTTCGGTGCGATGGCCGCGTTCGTCACCGGCGGGACGCTGGCCGGCATCGGCGGCTATCTGGCCGCGGCCGCGATCCTTGAAACCGGGTTCGCGCTCCCCGAAGTGGTCTTTCTGGCCGCGACCGGCGCGCTGACCGGCGGGCTGGTTCGATCGGTGCTGTTCGAGCGCGACGAGCCGATCGTCCTGCTCGTGATCGGGCTGTTGCTGTGGCTCTTTTCTGACCTCGAGATCGCCGTCACAGCGACCGGCATCGCCGCCGCGCTCGCCGTCACCGTCGCGCTCGGATACGTCTCGTATGCGCTCGATACGGCCTCGATCCCGGGCATGTTGACCGGTGTCCTCCTGAGTCTGCTGACGCTGGTCGTCGGCGACGTCGGCTGGTTCGCGATGTTGATCACCTTCTTCGGACTCGGCGGCCTCTCCTCGAAGCTGCGGTACGACCAGAAGGTCAAGCGTGGGATCGCCGAACCGAACGAGGGGGCCCGCGGCAGCGGCAACGTCCTCGCCAACTCGGTGGTGGCGCTGTTCGCCGTCATCGCTCACGCCGCCAGTCCGCGGATGGCGGCCGCCCCCGAGGACCTGTTCCTGTTCGTTTTCGCCGGCGCGGTCGCGGCGGCGATGAGCGACACGCTCTCCAGCGAGATCGGCGGACTGTACGACAACCCGCGGCTCATCACGACCTTCGAGGTCGTCGAGCCCGGCACCGACGGCGGCGTCACCTGGCAGGGGGAACTCGCCGGGCTGGTCGGAGCCGCGCTGATCGCCGGCATCGGTGCCACGGCGTTCGATCTCGGTGGTCGCGGCGTCGGCGTCGTCGTCGCCGCCGGGCTGGTCGGGATGACCGTCGACAGCGTTCTGGGTGCGACTATCGAGGGGGGGCTGGTCGGCAATCAGGGCGTCAACTTCCTCGCGACGCTCGCGGCCGGACTCGCCGCAGGCGGGTTCGCGATCGCCGCGGGGGCCGTCACGCTGTGA
- a CDS encoding GNAT family N-acetyltransferase, with the protein MTVREIRADDRDRLREIQQAVLSDPSPSVLAAALDGPLFGLVAEDSGAVVGYLLAVIGETRTYVPELAVAADTQRRGHGSALLAAAIDRLCERSVRTVRLTTRADDPAARAFYEQQGFESVERIPDHYDDADGVVYERRIDG; encoded by the coding sequence ATGACCGTTCGAGAGATCCGGGCCGACGACCGCGACCGACTGCGGGAGATCCAGCAGGCCGTGCTGTCCGATCCCAGTCCGTCCGTGCTCGCGGCGGCGCTGGACGGGCCGCTGTTCGGCCTCGTCGCCGAAGACTCGGGTGCTGTCGTCGGCTACCTGCTGGCCGTGATCGGCGAGACGCGCACCTACGTGCCGGAACTGGCAGTCGCGGCCGACACACAGCGCAGGGGACACGGGTCAGCATTGCTCGCGGCGGCGATCGATCGACTGTGCGAGCGCAGCGTCCGGACCGTGCGACTGACGACGCGCGCCGACGATCCGGCCGCACGAGCGTTCTACGAGCAGCAAGGGTTCGAGAGCGTCGAGCGAATACCCGATCACTACGACGACGCCGACGGCGTCGTGTACGAGCGTCGGATCGACGGCTAG
- the dnaG gene encoding DNA primase DnaG, which translates to MQDSSKYLIHAQITANGVVERSDVVGAIFGQTEGLLGDELEIRKLQESAKLGRIDVEIDSEGGQSTGRVTIASGLDRVETSILAASLETIDRVGPCRATFEVTDLEDVRQAKRREIVERATELLERFDESVLSSQELIEEVRRQARAERITDFEGYPAGPRVADSDAIIVVEGRADVLQLLQFGIKNAIAVEGTNVPDAVARLTDERTVTAFLDGDRGGELILRELAQVGDVDYVAFAPDGKSVEDLSREAVMTALREKTTYEEALEATGDEQQTLADGASARVTATDGDDLSDDTTAGGPTASAEPERRSAPADEDAETDDNDVEAAESDVGDASASEDDDSSESRASERERTLGDHIARVIEGESGRVRLLDEGLNPLDERDAGAAFDAIADAETTPATVVVDGPVDQRVLDVAAQRGVGEVIATEEGQFVKKPASVRLRVVS; encoded by the coding sequence ATGCAGGATTCATCCAAATACCTCATTCACGCACAGATCACCGCCAACGGGGTGGTAGAACGGAGTGACGTCGTCGGTGCGATCTTCGGTCAGACCGAGGGGTTGCTCGGCGACGAACTCGAGATCCGGAAGCTACAGGAGTCGGCAAAACTCGGTCGGATCGACGTCGAGATCGACTCGGAGGGCGGCCAGTCGACGGGCAGGGTGACGATCGCCAGCGGCCTCGATCGCGTCGAGACGTCCATCCTGGCGGCGAGTCTGGAGACGATCGACCGCGTCGGGCCGTGTCGGGCGACCTTCGAGGTGACCGATCTCGAAGATGTCCGCCAGGCCAAGCGCCGCGAGATCGTCGAGCGAGCGACCGAGTTGCTGGAGCGGTTCGACGAGTCGGTCCTCTCGAGTCAGGAACTCATCGAGGAGGTCCGCCGGCAGGCCCGCGCAGAGCGGATCACCGACTTCGAGGGGTATCCGGCCGGTCCTCGGGTCGCCGACAGCGACGCGATCATCGTCGTCGAGGGGCGCGCTGACGTGTTGCAGCTGCTGCAGTTCGGCATCAAGAACGCCATCGCCGTCGAGGGGACGAACGTCCCCGACGCGGTCGCTCGCCTGACCGACGAACGCACGGTGACGGCGTTTCTCGACGGCGATCGCGGCGGGGAGCTCATCCTGCGCGAACTGGCGCAGGTCGGTGACGTCGATTACGTCGCGTTCGCGCCCGACGGCAAGTCGGTCGAGGATCTCTCTCGGGAGGCGGTCATGACCGCTCTCCGCGAGAAGACGACCTACGAGGAGGCACTCGAGGCGACCGGCGACGAACAGCAGACGCTTGCGGACGGCGCGAGTGCGCGAGTGACAGCGACCGACGGTGACGACCTGTCCGACGATACGACTGCAGGCGGGCCGACGGCGAGTGCCGAACCCGAGCGTCGATCGGCGCCAGCGGACGAAGACGCCGAAACGGACGACAACGACGTCGAAGCAGCCGAGAGCGATGTCGGAGACGCCAGTGCGAGCGAAGACGACGACTCCAGCGAGAGTCGGGCGAGCGAGCGCGAACGGACGCTCGGCGATCACATTGCACGCGTCATCGAGGGTGAAAGCGGGCGAGTTCGACTGCTCGACGAGGGGTTGAACCCGCTCGACGAACGCGATGCCGGAGCGGCGTTCGATGCCATCGCCGACGCGGAGACGACGCCCGCGACGGTCGTCGTCGACGGTCCGGTCGACCAGCGCGTGCTCGACGTGGCCGCCCAGCGCGGCGTCGGGGAAGTGATTGCGACCGAAGAGGGACAGTTCGTCAAAAAGCCCGCGTCAGTCCGTCTTCGCGTCGTCTCCTGA
- a CDS encoding DUF3311 domain-containing protein translates to MTERVQILLWGVVAFTLIALAVPWFMWRSGTVVAGLPIWIWWHVGWLALASVVFYVFTQRAWGLGVERGGGHRG, encoded by the coding sequence GTGACCGAACGAGTACAGATCCTCCTGTGGGGCGTCGTCGCGTTCACATTGATCGCGCTGGCCGTGCCGTGGTTCATGTGGCGTTCGGGGACCGTCGTTGCCGGGCTGCCGATCTGGATCTGGTGGCACGTCGGCTGGCTCGCGCTGGCAAGCGTCGTCTTCTACGTCTTCACGCAGCGGGCGTGGGGACTCGGCGTCGAGCGCGGAGGTGGTCACCGTGGCTGA
- a CDS encoding sodium:solute symporter family protein, translating into MADVALQVGIIVGYLLVALAIGVVAYRLTERTAEDYYLASRTLGTVVLLFTTFATLLSAFTFFGGPNASAANGPEWILVMGVMDGVIFAVLWYVIGYKQWLVGQHEGYVTLGEMLGDRFGSTALRITVAVISVFWLFPYVMLQQQGAGTALKALTDGAIPYWVGAGGITLFMIGYVALAGMRGVAWTDTLQGLFMLVMVWVAFGWVLVSIGGPVTATSRLAETNPEFLKLGGGAYSPAYIVSTAVSIAFGVTMFPQVNQRFFVAKSEAVLKRTFALWPVLVVLLFVPAFMLGAWAAGYGISPADGNVLPLLLNEFTPGWFAALVVAGAMAAMMSSSDSMLLSGSSYMTRDIYRQVAERASQRREDLIARVGVAVFATLSFVASLFQPGTLVEIGETAFGGFAQLALPVIVALYWPGTTRKGMLAGVLGSQAFYLASVFLSVVPSSYLGGWSASIVGMVLGLVLTVTVSLATAAAPEENASRFSDLQAIDAD; encoded by the coding sequence GTGGCTGACGTCGCGCTGCAGGTCGGCATCATCGTCGGCTATCTGCTGGTCGCGCTGGCGATCGGCGTCGTCGCCTACCGCCTGACAGAACGCACGGCCGAGGACTATTACCTGGCCAGTCGGACGCTCGGAACGGTCGTACTGTTGTTTACCACCTTTGCGACGCTGCTGTCGGCGTTCACGTTCTTCGGGGGGCCAAACGCCTCTGCGGCGAACGGTCCGGAGTGGATCCTCGTCATGGGCGTGATGGACGGTGTCATCTTTGCGGTGCTGTGGTACGTGATCGGCTACAAACAGTGGCTGGTCGGCCAGCACGAGGGCTACGTGACGCTGGGCGAGATGCTCGGCGATCGGTTCGGGTCGACCGCGCTGCGAATCACTGTCGCAGTCATCAGTGTCTTCTGGCTGTTCCCGTACGTCATGCTCCAGCAGCAGGGCGCTGGAACGGCCCTGAAAGCGCTGACCGACGGGGCGATCCCCTACTGGGTCGGGGCCGGCGGCATCACGCTGTTCATGATCGGCTACGTCGCGCTGGCGGGCATGCGAGGGGTCGCCTGGACGGACACCCTTCAGGGACTGTTCATGCTCGTGATGGTCTGGGTGGCCTTCGGGTGGGTCCTCGTCTCGATCGGTGGCCCCGTCACGGCTACCAGCCGACTCGCGGAGACGAATCCGGAGTTCCTCAAACTCGGCGGCGGCGCGTACTCGCCGGCGTACATCGTTTCAACGGCCGTCTCGATCGCCTTCGGCGTGACGATGTTCCCGCAGGTTAACCAGCGGTTTTTCGTCGCCAAGTCCGAGGCCGTCCTCAAGCGGACGTTCGCGCTGTGGCCCGTGCTCGTGGTCCTGCTGTTCGTCCCGGCGTTCATGCTCGGCGCGTGGGCGGCCGGATACGGGATCTCTCCAGCGGACGGCAACGTCCTGCCGCTGTTGCTCAACGAGTTCACGCCCGGCTGGTTCGCCGCGCTGGTCGTGGCCGGCGCGATGGCCGCGATGATGTCCTCCAGCGACTCGATGTTGCTGTCTGGCTCGTCGTACATGACGCGTGACATCTATCGACAGGTCGCCGAGCGTGCCAGCCAGCGTCGCGAGGATCTGATCGCCCGGGTCGGCGTGGCCGTCTTTGCGACCCTGTCGTTCGTTGCGAGTCTGTTCCAGCCCGGAACGCTCGTCGAGATCGGCGAGACGGCGTTCGGCGGGTTCGCACAGCTCGCACTGCCCGTGATCGTCGCGCTCTACTGGCCCGGCACGACCCGCAAGGGCATGCTGGCCGGCGTACTCGGCAGTCAGGCGTTCTATCTCGCCAGCGTCTTCCTGTCGGTCGTCCCGTCGTCGTATCTCGGCGGCTGGTCTGCCTCGATCGTCGGCATGGTCCTCGGGCTGGTGCTCACAGTGACCGTCTCGCTCGCCACTGCCGCCGCGCCGGAGGAAAACGCCAGCCGGTTCAGCGATCTACAGGCGATCGACGCGGATTAA
- a CDS encoding site-specific integrase, which produces MPETTLEPIAPDEAVRLYLRDRQNELADATIDSYRYKLEKFVDWCETEDLENLNSLSGRDLLRFKQYRAQDLNSVSLKGQLDALRAFVKWCESIDAVEQDLHNKVLSPSLNDGDRERDVLLDSDAATDILDHLARFEGRVNFGVSCDRRQRLRAILQLSLARHG; this is translated from the coding sequence ATGCCCGAAACCACGCTCGAACCCATCGCTCCGGACGAGGCGGTACGCCTCTACCTGCGTGACCGTCAGAACGAATTAGCCGACGCGACCATCGACTCCTACCGGTACAAACTCGAAAAGTTCGTAGACTGGTGCGAGACGGAAGACCTTGAGAACCTGAACTCGCTTTCGGGGCGTGACCTACTCCGGTTCAAGCAGTACCGTGCCCAAGACCTGAATAGCGTTTCGCTCAAGGGCCAACTCGACGCTCTGCGGGCGTTCGTGAAATGGTGCGAGTCCATCGACGCTGTCGAGCAAGACCTTCACAACAAGGTTCTCTCACCCTCGCTGAACGACGGCGACCGAGAGCGCGACGTGTTACTCGACTCCGACGCCGCGACAGACATACTCGACCACCTCGCCCGATTCGAGGGTCGCGTTAACTTTGGCGTGAGTTGTGATAGACGGCAAAGGCTTCGAGCCATTCTTCAGCTGTCTCTAGCTCGACATGGCTGA
- a CDS encoding IS6 family transposase, with protein sequence MTETGRLSESIAWIDLSFVERDRTPEWAIQVGIRCHLAGMSLRDASQFLDELGVQRSHVAIHEWVHKADLQPISTVTADQLTVDEKMIRLHGQQFWLYGAVDPATNEILHVSLFPTANKQTTRWFLDELHRRYQLDNVLFLVDDADYLAPVLAEDGYRFQILAHGNRNAIERVFWEVERRTSSFANSFSHVELETAEEWLEAFAVYHNSRQS encoded by the coding sequence ATGACAGAAACCGGCCGCCTCAGCGAGAGTATCGCGTGGATAGACTTGTCGTTTGTGGAGCGAGATCGGACTCCCGAGTGGGCGATTCAAGTAGGCATCCGATGTCACTTGGCAGGTATGTCATTACGGGATGCCAGTCAGTTTCTCGATGAGTTGGGAGTCCAACGGAGTCATGTAGCGATCCACGAGTGGGTTCACAAAGCCGATCTACAGCCAATTTCGACAGTCACTGCGGATCAGCTTACGGTCGACGAGAAAATGATCCGCCTGCATGGACAGCAATTCTGGCTGTACGGCGCTGTCGATCCCGCGACGAACGAAATATTGCACGTGAGCCTATTTCCAACGGCGAACAAACAGACCACGCGGTGGTTTCTCGACGAACTCCATCGTCGCTATCAGCTCGACAACGTCCTGTTTCTCGTTGATGACGCCGATTACCTTGCTCCGGTCCTGGCTGAAGATGGCTACCGATTTCAGATACTCGCACATGGAAATCGGAATGCCATCGAACGTGTCTTTTGGGAGGTAGAACGACGAACATCTTCGTTTGCAAATAGTTTCAGCCATGTCGAGCTAGAGACAGCTGAAGAATGGCTCGAAGCCTTTGCCGTCTATCACAACTCACGCCAAAGTTAA
- a CDS encoding MarR family transcriptional regulator produces MRLSAEWTTLADEKIMEYLQEHKSGTPTKMANHPNIHFSRSYLHKRCDVLVEKSLIADYGNAVFVLTDEGEAYLAGELNLNELEPDDEN; encoded by the coding sequence ATGCGCCTCTCGGCGGAGTGGACTACCCTCGCAGACGAGAAAATCATGGAGTACCTACAAGAGCATAAGAGTGGAACGCCGACGAAAATGGCGAACCACCCGAATATCCACTTCTCTCGCTCTTACCTTCACAAGCGGTGCGACGTGCTGGTTGAGAAGTCCCTTATCGCTGATTACGGAAACGCGGTGTTCGTTCTTACCGACGAGGGAGAAGCGTACCTCGCTGGCGAACTGAATCTAAACGAACTCGAACCCGACGACGAAAACTGA
- a CDS encoding HFX_2341 family transcriptional regulator, whose translation MHTHIVPVGFDYDRLIAPLVREQLDVDRAILLEGAVGSEANVEYSQQLAAQLETDFRNLLGAETERIALEDVYDYDAAFEEAYALINAELDHSPEAEVWVNISAMPRPVSFAFATAANSIMVEREGDRDRIHTYYTAPEKYLETELAEELREGIDIVTDLGRELDDERVEAWLTSARDLLSEFDERGTTIGAKEIDGSYVVELPVASFSNVKPFEEVILFTLGEHGEFESVSELAQQLAEDLGEEYTDSFRSKVLYNVDRLGPGGKGYIEQESHGKSYRTRLSRIGQLWVRAHSNEDDQL comes from the coding sequence ATGCATACCCACATCGTCCCGGTCGGATTCGACTACGACCGGTTGATCGCGCCGCTGGTGCGCGAGCAACTCGACGTCGATCGGGCGATTCTACTGGAGGGGGCGGTCGGCAGCGAAGCAAACGTCGAATACTCCCAGCAACTGGCCGCCCAGCTGGAGACGGACTTCCGGAACCTGCTGGGTGCCGAAACCGAACGGATCGCTCTGGAGGACGTCTACGACTACGACGCGGCCTTCGAGGAGGCCTACGCGCTGATCAACGCCGAACTCGATCACAGTCCGGAAGCCGAGGTATGGGTCAACATCTCCGCGATGCCCCGGCCGGTGTCGTTTGCCTTTGCGACGGCAGCAAACTCGATCATGGTCGAACGAGAGGGCGACCGCGATCGGATCCACACCTACTACACGGCCCCCGAGAAATACCTCGAGACGGAGCTGGCCGAGGAGTTGCGCGAGGGGATCGACATCGTGACCGATCTCGGCCGAGAGCTCGACGACGAGCGAGTCGAAGCGTGGCTCACGAGCGCCCGGGACCTGCTCTCGGAGTTCGACGAGCGCGGGACGACAATCGGAGCCAAGGAGATCGACGGCAGTTACGTCGTCGAACTCCCGGTCGCGTCGTTCTCGAACGTCAAGCCCTTCGAGGAAGTTATCCTGTTCACGCTAGGCGAACACGGCGAGTTCGAATCGGTCTCCGAACTCGCCCAGCAGCTGGCCGAAGACCTCGGCGAGGAGTACACCGACAGCTTCCGCTCGAAGGTCCTGTACAACGTCGACCGGCTCGGACCGGGCGGCAAAGGATACATCGAACAGGAATCACACGGCAAGTCCTACCGGACCCGGCTGTCGCGCATCGGACAACTGTGGGTGCGCGCTCACTCCAACGAAGACGACCAACTGTGA
- a CDS encoding NAD(P)/FAD-dependent oxidoreductase, with protein MTDVAIIGGGPAGLSAAVYTARADQETLVFDKGDGTTENVDFMENVYGFPEGATGPELVEVGRDQATKFGAEIVNEEVVRVAEEGDSYLVETEADEYETRGIILATGASYESPAIPHVDDYEGKGVSYCVECDAFFYKDSPVGMVGAGNYAAKEAMMMLDYTDDVRVLTNGNDLEMDEVLQEQLQEEGIEIITEPVDHIVGDEMVEGVELDGGDVIELEGLFVALGAAGGADIADMLGIPRDGSYLDVDEEQFTGVDRVYAAGDLTGGQRQVNVSVGEGTTAAINLLEDFRGGEYVDYKKIEA; from the coding sequence ATGACGGACGTAGCGATCATCGGTGGCGGACCGGCTGGATTGAGCGCAGCGGTGTATACGGCACGTGCGGATCAGGAGACGCTCGTGTTCGACAAGGGCGACGGCACGACGGAGAACGTCGACTTCATGGAGAACGTCTACGGCTTCCCGGAGGGCGCGACGGGCCCGGAACTCGTCGAGGTCGGTCGCGATCAGGCGACCAAGTTCGGGGCCGAGATCGTCAACGAGGAGGTCGTCCGCGTCGCCGAGGAGGGAGACAGCTACCTCGTCGAGACGGAGGCCGACGAGTACGAGACCCGCGGGATCATCCTCGCGACGGGCGCGTCCTACGAGTCGCCCGCGATCCCCCACGTCGACGACTACGAGGGCAAGGGCGTCTCCTACTGTGTCGAGTGTGACGCCTTCTTCTACAAGGACTCGCCGGTCGGCATGGTCGGCGCGGGCAACTACGCCGCCAAGGAGGCGATGATGATGCTGGATTACACCGACGACGTCCGCGTGCTGACCAACGGCAACGACCTCGAGATGGACGAGGTGCTGCAGGAACAACTGCAGGAGGAAGGCATCGAGATCATCACCGAACCCGTCGACCACATCGTCGGCGACGAGATGGTCGAAGGCGTCGAACTCGACGGCGGCGACGTCATCGAACTCGAAGGGCTGTTCGTCGCGCTCGGCGCGGCCGGTGGCGCGGACATCGCCGACATGCTCGGGATCCCGCGAGACGGATCGTATCTCGACGTCGACGAGGAGCAGTTCACCGGCGTCGACCGGGTCTACGCTGCCGGCGACCTCACCGGCGGCCAGCGTCAGGTCAACGTCTCCGTCGGCGAAGGGACGACGGCCGCGATCAACCTGCTCGAGGACTTCCGCGGCGGCGAGTACGTCGACTACAAGAAGATCGAAGCCTAG